A region from the Aliarcobacter thereius LMG 24486 genome encodes:
- a CDS encoding MFS transporter, protein MKKNLLIIVYSIIVVLSVMYATQPIQPLLAREFNISVIEASQFTAIILLFMAISPIIYGYFLEKMCPKKMLINASIILLITNICLGLSRTFEAFMIFRTLEALVVPAVLTSLMSILASIDKENIKFNMSVYVAATVFGGLVGRIFSGFIATNFSYTYVFYSLSFAIFISILLIRKLDFNGEANILKPKLEDIKNILKDRRFLLIYFLMFCVFFVFAGVLNVLPFRAKDISENFSEFQISLLYLGYGMGILVSLNSKKITNFFKGELNTIIVSTIFFTIICFTLFTEDIIYLFILLFLLCVGMFTTHTVSTQLANSMKSSQKSLTSGMYLSFYYLGGAMGSFFPSIIYKSFDWNTMIWFFGFILIIVLYVLMISKKRLSKAS, encoded by the coding sequence TTGAAAAAAAATCTGCTTATTATTGTTTATTCAATAATTGTTGTATTATCAGTAATGTATGCAACTCAGCCAATTCAACCACTTTTGGCAAGAGAGTTCAATATAAGTGTAATTGAGGCATCTCAGTTTACAGCTATTATTTTGCTTTTTATGGCAATATCTCCAATCATTTATGGATATTTTTTAGAGAAAATGTGTCCTAAGAAAATGTTAATAAATGCAAGTATTATCTTGCTTATTACAAATATATGTTTAGGACTATCAAGAACTTTTGAAGCTTTTATGATTTTTAGAACTTTAGAAGCTTTAGTTGTACCTGCTGTTTTAACTTCACTTATGAGTATTTTAGCTTCAATAGATAAAGAGAATATAAAATTTAATATGTCAGTTTATGTTGCTGCAACAGTATTTGGTGGACTTGTAGGAAGAATCTTTTCAGGTTTTATTGCAACAAATTTTTCATATACTTATGTGTTTTATTCTTTGTCTTTTGCAATTTTTATATCAATTCTACTTATAAGAAAACTTGATTTCAATGGAGAAGCAAATATTTTAAAACCAAAACTTGAAGATATAAAAAACATCTTAAAAGATAGAAGATTTTTACTTATATATTTCCTAATGTTTTGTGTATTTTTTGTATTTGCAGGTGTTTTAAATGTTCTTCCTTTTAGAGCAAAAGATATATCAGAGAATTTCTCAGAGTTTCAAATATCATTACTATATTTAGGATATGGAATGGGAATTTTGGTATCTTTAAACTCAAAAAAGATTACAAACTTTTTTAAAGGAGAGTTAAATACAATAATAGTTTCTACAATATTTTTTACAATAATTTGTTTTACACTATTTACAGAGGATATTATATATTTATTTATTCTTCTGTTTTTATTGTGTGTAGGAATGTTTACAACACATACTGTAAGCACACAATTAGCAAACTCTATGAAAAGTTCACAAAAGTCTTTAACATCAGGAATGTATCTAAGTTTTTATTATCTTGGTGGAGCTATGGGATCATTTTTTCCTTCAATAATCTATAAAAGCTTTGATTGGAATACTATGATTTGGTTCTTTGGATTTATATTAATAATTGTTTTATATGTATTGATGATTAGTAAAAAAAGGCTATCAAAAGCCTCTTAA
- a CDS encoding ArsS family sensor histidine kinase, producing the protein MIRNISISTFVNIIFAFAFLAIFLTFATFISYDKQRHDLNLQSRYELIAENFLILFQEYPTSSKLNELYNKLNVKPIEKIERKLEIINNAQELTINQNYLGTYRVYKFDEIYYIYVQQYGYNIMLKDTKHHNYNVAFIIIGLFISLAVFLILYEIINRKLRPLKELNRKIIEFSNGNKDIKLEYKSKDEVGTIAKNFNEAINIINNQSKSKDLFMRNMMHELKTPITKAMFIAEGLDDKKTRDNLQRAFKRMDDIIKELATVEKITSKSTILYKEKVNFETIFNKTLDLMLIDSSKIETKIEDFYFNVDIYMISIALKNLIDNAIKFSSDKKAIVNANKSVIKIISKAPELKNDLIFYTDAFYQEDKRSSGFGLGLYIVKAIVNLHKFNLTYEHQNGFNIFSIKII; encoded by the coding sequence ATGATACGAAATATCTCTATTTCAACTTTTGTAAATATAATATTTGCCTTTGCATTTTTAGCAATTTTCTTAACTTTCGCAACTTTTATAAGCTATGATAAACAAAGGCACGATTTAAATCTACAAAGTAGATATGAATTGATTGCTGAAAACTTTTTAATACTTTTTCAAGAATATCCAACAAGTTCAAAATTAAATGAACTATATAATAAACTAAATGTAAAACCTATCGAGAAAATAGAACGAAAGCTCGAAATTATAAATAATGCTCAAGAACTTACTATAAATCAAAATTATTTAGGAACATACAGGGTTTATAAGTTTGATGAAATTTATTACATTTATGTTCAACAATATGGATATAACATTATGTTAAAAGATACAAAACATCACAACTACAATGTTGCATTTATAATAATTGGACTTTTTATATCTTTGGCTGTTTTTTTAATTTTATATGAGATTATAAATAGAAAGCTAAGACCTTTAAAAGAGTTAAATAGAAAAATTATTGAGTTCTCAAATGGAAATAAAGATATAAAATTAGAGTATAAAAGTAAAGATGAGGTTGGAACAATAGCAAAAAACTTTAATGAAGCTATAAATATAATAAATAATCAATCAAAATCAAAAGATCTATTTATGAGAAATATGATGCATGAATTAAAGACTCCTATAACAAAAGCTATGTTTATTGCAGAAGGTTTAGATGATAAAAAAACAAGAGATAATCTTCAAAGAGCTTTCAAAAGAATGGATGATATTATCAAAGAGCTTGCAACAGTTGAGAAAATAACTTCAAAAAGTACAATACTTTATAAAGAGAAAGTAAATTTTGAAACAATATTTAATAAGACTTTAGATTTGATGTTAATTGATTCTTCTAAAATAGAGACTAAAATAGAAGATTTTTACTTTAATGTAGATATTTATATGATTTCAATAGCATTGAAGAATTTAATCGATAATGCTATAAAATTCAGTTCTGATAAAAAAGCAATAGTAAATGCAAATAAATCTGTTATCAAAATCATATCAAAAGCACCAGAGTTAAAAAATGATTTGATTTTTTATACAGATGCTTTTTATCAAGAGGATAAAAGAAGTAGTGGTTTTGGTTTAGGACTTTATATAGTAAAAGCTATTGTTAATTTACATAAATTTAATTTAACATATGAACACCAAAACGGATTTAATATTTTTAGTATAAAAATAATATAG
- a CDS encoding response regulator transcription factor encodes MIKILMIEDDLELAQIITDYLKSFDIDVKNTDSPYIGLSMLDMNKDFQLIILDLTLPEIDGLELIPKIREKSQIPIIISSARDDILDKVMGLERGADDYLPKPYNPRELEARIKTILKRVDHQASIKKDKNSSAFELRESDMQILFQNEPLTLTLAEYDILKLLIQRNKGVVSREDFIYTSDNIEDDSSLKNIDVIISRIRTKLAKIDDSKQHIKSVRGIGYQLL; translated from the coding sequence ATAATTAAAATACTTATGATTGAAGATGATTTAGAGTTAGCTCAAATTATCACTGATTATTTAAAATCATTCGATATTGATGTTAAGAATACAGATAGTCCATATATTGGGCTATCAATGTTGGATATGAATAAAGATTTCCAACTTATTATACTTGATTTGACTCTACCAGAAATTGATGGATTAGAACTTATTCCAAAGATTAGAGAGAAATCACAAATTCCTATAATAATCAGCTCAGCAAGAGATGATATTTTAGATAAGGTTATGGGTTTAGAAAGAGGAGCAGATGACTACTTACCAAAACCATATAATCCAAGAGAGCTTGAAGCTAGAATTAAAACCATTTTAAAAAGAGTAGATCATCAAGCATCAATAAAAAAGGATAAAAATAGTTCAGCATTTGAGTTAAGAGAGAGTGATATGCAAATACTTTTCCAAAATGAGCCTTTGACTCTTACTTTAGCAGAGTATGATATCTTAAAGCTTTTAATTCAAAGGAATAAAGGTGTTGTTTCTAGAGAGGATTTTATTTATACAAGTGATAATATCGAAGATGATTCTTCACTAAAAAACATTGATGTAATAATTTCAAGAATTAGAACAAAATTAGCAAAGATAGATGATTCAAAACAACATATAAAATCAGTAAGAGGTATTGGATATCAGCTTTTATGA